In the Desulfosporosinus acidiphilus SJ4 genome, CAAGTGAACTCCACCGCGCAGGTCAAGTCCCAATGGGATACCCTTGGCGGGATCCACAAGAGGTTTTATCGATAGCGCCACTGCTGCCGCTACAACAAGCACCAGCGTTACGAGTTTGATGATGTTTCCCCGTTTCATCTGCTTTCCTCCCTTTTAGTATGAATGGGACTTGCCCATGCCAATCCTCATTATAAAACCTTCAGGATTCCCATGTCAATCTGAGAAAGAACACTGGGATCCCCAGTAAAAATTACAGTAGTTTAACCTCATTAATTTTCAGTTCGAACTTCGTATTGAGAAATCCTGCAGCTTTGCGGCATAATAACATTCGTGCCAGAAAGATTTCGAAATACTCCATAACTGGGCAAATCTCAGTGTCAATGGTTAATTCCAAAGCCACCCGTTCTTGAGGATAAACGCGCAGAAACGATTTTTCCACAGCATAATTGACTCTGTCATGAATATCAAATGTAGATAAGTCCAAATTTCGAACTCGAGAACGGTGCACATCTGATTTATCGGCTAGGATCAAGGCTGCGGATATATTATTGACCGGATTCCCGTCAGTTTCGTCGTGATTGCCAATCGCTCCGATAATTACGGCAATTTCTTCGGGGTTCATACCGTGTCTTTGCAGGATGCTTGTAGCTAAGATCGCTCCTGTTTGAGCATGAGAAACTCGGTTAACTGCATTCCCGATATCATGAAGATAACCGGCGATGGCAGCCAATTCGCACTCTCGTTCAGTATGTTCCATTTTCTCTAATATATTCGAAGCAATATGGGAAACAAGACCGACATGCCTTAGGCCATGCTCGGTATATCCAATTGCCGCAAGATGTCTGTTCCCTGCTTCTATCAGACTGTGTACATAAGGATCTCCTTTTATATCCAGCAATGTAACCCTTGGCAAAACAATCTCCTCCTGCCGGCGAGCATAAATCATGAGAATTCGTTTCGTCTTCTTATTTCTTTCAGGAAGTGTAAAAAAAACTTGGCGGGCGTCCGAAGACACTGGCTTCGCACGTATTAATTCTTCTTGCGGTATACAACCGAAAGTTATACTTTCTGACAGTGTAAAAAACAAGTGGGGCCGCCACTTGCTTTTATCCAATTGTTCAAGTGAGATTTATCAGTATACCCAAGGACTCAAAGAGTTAGGCGTTTTCCTTTTCAGAATCATTGGGCTGTGAATCTTCTTTTTCCAGATTGATTTCTTTGTTATTCGTCTTATCGTTCTTGTCGTTCTTGTCGTTCTTTTTAGCGTTCTTTTTAGGATCCTCAGCATTAATGTCCCGATTCTCAACACTTGTTATTGCTGATTTTGCAACTTCAATCTCTACTTTGTCGGCAATTTGCAGCATCACGGAATTATCTTTTACTTTTGTGATCTTGCCATAAATTCCGCCGGAAGTTAAGACACGATCTCTTACACGCATCCCAGCGAGCAGCGCTTGCCGCTGTTTTGCTTGTTTTTGCTGTGGTCTAATCATCAGAAAATACATAATACCGAAAAAGACAACAAAATAAAGGACTAAAGACATGGTCGACTGATTCATTTTTTAAAATCCCCCTTAATTTATTCTTGGTACATATTCCCTATGTTATGGCAAAAATCCTTCTCTTGGATTCACGAATAAAAACTCACTTGCTTTAATTGCCTATTCGTACTCATACCCATAATCGGCAAAACATTTTTGACGATATTCCGGCAAACGATCTTCCCGAATGGCATCTCTAATCTCCCGCATTAGATTTTGGAGATATCTTAAATTGTGTATCGTCATTAAACGAAGTCCCAGTATTTCTTCTGCTTTGAGTAAATGCCTTATATAAGCTCTGGAATAGTTTCGGCAGGCATAGCAGTCGCAAGTGGGGTCTATCGGACCAAAATCATGAGCAGAACCGGCATTGCGAACAATAACCTTGCCAAAGCGCGTCATGGCAGTTCCGTTTCTGGCAATCCTTGTAGGGAGAACACAGTCAAACATATCTACTCCTCGCATAACCCCTTCAATAATTGCGTCCGGTGACCCGACTCCCATGAGGTAGCGTGGTTTTTCTCGGGGCAGAAGTGGTACTGTATAGTCTAAAACCTCATACATGAGTTCTTTTGGTTCTCCCACACTCAATCCGCCAATGGCATAACCGGGAAGATCCAGCTCCGTAATCTCGGCGGCACTTTGGCGGCGCAGATCCTCATACATGCCTCCTTGGACGATGCCAAACAAAGCCTGAGTCTCTGTGGTGGTCAAGGTCTCTTTGCAGCGCTTTAACCAACGCGTTGTCCTTTCTAAGGAATTCTTGACATACTCACGGGTACTGGGATAAGGTGCACATTCATCAAACGCCATCACAATATCTGAACCTATGGTCATTTGCATCTGAGTTGCAATTTCTGGGCTTAAAAATTGTCGTGATCCATCGATATGAGAACGGAATTCTACACCGCTTTCCTGGATTGTCCGCAAATCTCCTAAGCTAAATACCTGAAACCCGCCGCTGTCGGTTAAAATCGCCCCATCCCAATTCATAAAACGATGAAGCCCGCCTGCTTCACGGATTAATTCCTGCCCTGGCCGCAAAAAAAGATGATAGGTATTACTTAAGATAATTCCGGCTCCAACCTCCCGAATTTCCTCCGGAGTCATTGCTTTCACGGTACCTTGTGTTCCCACCGGCATAAAAACAGGCGTATCGATAACCCCGTGTGGGGTATGTAATTTTCCTAAGCGCGCCTTTGTTCGAGAATCTTCTTTAAGTATTTCCAAATGGACTGCTGCCAAACCTTTCACTTCCTTCTCAATCTGATACTTTCATTTAACGAATAAACATAGCATCTCCAAAGCTATAGAATCGATAGTTCTGCTCCACTGCAACCTTATAAGCCCGTAGAATAAGCTCTCGTCCCGCTAAAGCACTGACTAGCATCACCAAAGTGGACTTAGGGAAATGGAAATTTGTCAAAAGAGCGTCCACGATCTGGAAGGCATATCCCGGATAGATAAATATATCTGTCCATCCCTCTCCAGGGATTACCCTTCCCTGCCGTCCCACAGACTCCAACGTCCGAGCAGCCGTTGTGCCCACTGCAATTACTCGTCGCCCTTCCTGTTTGGCCCGATTAATTCGTTCTGCTGCCTCTGCTTCCACTCGATAATATTCGGAATGCATAACATGTTCCTGAACATTCTCTACCTTTACCGGCCGAAAGGTTCCCAGACCTACATGGAGAAGAATCTCCACAATCTCCACGCCTTTCGCTTGTAAATCACTGATAAGCTCAGGAGTAAAATGCAATCCGGCTGTAGGGGCGGCAACTGAACCGCGTTCTTTGGCATATACGGTCTGATAACGTTCTTGGTCTTCTAATTGAACAGTAATATACGGAGGTAAAGGCATCTCTCCGAGTTGATCCAAAATAGTCTCAAAAACTCCTGTGTATATAAATCGAATCTTTCGATTGCCATTTTCTAAGATTTCCAACAGCTCACAGCTAAGCAAGCCATTGCCAAAAGTTACATTTTGGCCGACCTTTAAGCGCTTGCCCGGCTTGACTAACGCCTCCCAGACATCGAGTTCCAGGCGTTTTAAAAGAAGGACTTCCATTTTAGCTTGGGAACCTTCT is a window encoding:
- the tgt gene encoding tRNA guanosine(34) transglycosylase Tgt; the encoded protein is MAAVHLEILKEDSRTKARLGKLHTPHGVIDTPVFMPVGTQGTVKAMTPEEIREVGAGIILSNTYHLFLRPGQELIREAGGLHRFMNWDGAILTDSGGFQVFSLGDLRTIQESGVEFRSHIDGSRQFLSPEIATQMQMTIGSDIVMAFDECAPYPSTREYVKNSLERTTRWLKRCKETLTTTETQALFGIVQGGMYEDLRRQSAAEITELDLPGYAIGGLSVGEPKELMYEVLDYTVPLLPREKPRYLMGVGSPDAIIEGVMRGVDMFDCVLPTRIARNGTAMTRFGKVIVRNAGSAHDFGPIDPTCDCYACRNYSRAYIRHLLKAEEILGLRLMTIHNLRYLQNLMREIRDAIREDRLPEYRQKCFADYGYEYE
- a CDS encoding HD domain-containing protein; amino-acid sequence: MIYARRQEEIVLPRVTLLDIKGDPYVHSLIEAGNRHLAAIGYTEHGLRHVGLVSHIASNILEKMEHTERECELAAIAGYLHDIGNAVNRVSHAQTGAILATSILQRHGMNPEEIAVIIGAIGNHDETDGNPVNNISAALILADKSDVHRSRVRNLDLSTFDIHDRVNYAVEKSFLRVYPQERVALELTIDTEICPVMEYFEIFLARMLLCRKAAGFLNTKFELKINEVKLL
- the queA gene encoding tRNA preQ1(34) S-adenosylmethionine ribosyltransferase-isomerase QueA, which produces MNVSEFDFDLPEELIAQHPVEPRDASRLMVVDRQSGSLEHHSFRDLLALLDAGDVLVLNNTRVIPARLIGEKEGSQAKMEVLLLKRLELDVWEALVKPGKRLKVGQNVTFGNGLLSCELLEILENGNRKIRFIYTGVFETILDQLGEMPLPPYITVQLEDQERYQTVYAKERGSVAAPTAGLHFTPELISDLQAKGVEIVEILLHVGLGTFRPVKVENVQEHVMHSEYYRVEAEAAERINRAKQEGRRVIAVGTTAARTLESVGRQGRVIPGEGWTDIFIYPGYAFQIVDALLTNFHFPKSTLVMLVSALAGRELILRAYKVAVEQNYRFYSFGDAMFIR
- the yajC gene encoding preprotein translocase subunit YajC, whose protein sequence is MNQSTMSLVLYFVVFFGIMYFLMIRPQQKQAKQRQALLAGMRVRDRVLTSGGIYGKITKVKDNSVMLQIADKVEIEVAKSAITSVENRDINAEDPKKNAKKNDKNDKNDKTNNKEINLEKEDSQPNDSEKENA